In Brevibacillus brevis NBRC 100599, a single genomic region encodes these proteins:
- the sucD gene encoding succinate--CoA ligase subunit alpha, whose translation MSILVNKNTKVITQGITGATGLFHTRGAVEYGTQMVGGVTPGKGGTEVDGIPIFNTVKEAVEATGATASVIYVAPPFAADAIMEAVDAELDLVICITEGIPVLDMVKVKRYMEGKKTLLVGPNCPGVITPGECKIGIMPGYIHVPGKVGIVSRSGTLTYEAVHQTSTRGLGQSTAVGIGGDPVKGMEFIDVLKMFNEDPDTEAVIMLGEIGGTAEEEAAEWIAANMKKPVVGFIGGQTAPEGKRMGHAGAIISGGKGTAAEKIAKLEECGIRVAKTPAVIGETLVELLKERGMLEKVMGK comes from the coding sequence ATGAGTATTCTCGTTAATAAAAATACAAAAGTAATTACGCAAGGGATTACGGGTGCAACTGGTCTGTTCCACACTCGCGGAGCCGTTGAATACGGTACACAAATGGTGGGCGGTGTAACACCTGGTAAAGGTGGAACCGAAGTTGACGGTATTCCAATTTTCAACACAGTAAAAGAAGCAGTTGAAGCAACTGGTGCAACTGCATCTGTTATCTACGTTGCTCCTCCTTTCGCTGCTGATGCGATCATGGAAGCAGTTGACGCTGAGCTGGATCTGGTAATCTGCATTACTGAAGGTATCCCAGTTCTGGACATGGTGAAAGTTAAGCGCTACATGGAAGGCAAGAAAACCCTTCTCGTAGGTCCTAACTGCCCTGGCGTAATCACTCCAGGTGAGTGCAAAATCGGTATCATGCCTGGTTACATCCACGTTCCAGGTAAAGTGGGTATCGTATCTCGCTCCGGTACCTTAACTTATGAAGCAGTTCACCAAACTTCTACTCGCGGTCTTGGTCAATCCACAGCTGTAGGTATCGGTGGAGACCCAGTAAAAGGTATGGAGTTCATCGACGTACTGAAAATGTTCAACGAAGATCCAGACACAGAAGCAGTTATCATGTTGGGTGAAATCGGTGGTACTGCGGAAGAAGAAGCAGCAGAGTGGATCGCTGCTAACATGAAAAAACCAGTTGTAGGCTTCATCGGGGGACAAACTGCTCCTGAAGGAAAACGTATGGGCCACGCTGGTGCGATCATCTCTGGCGGTAAAGGTACAGCTGCTGAAAAAATCGCGAAGCTCGAAGAATGTGGTATTCGCGTAGCGAAAACACCTGCAGTTATCGGTGAAACACTTGTTGAATTGCTGAAAGAGCGCGGTATGCTCGAGAAAGTAATGGGCAAGTAA
- the sucC gene encoding ADP-forming succinate--CoA ligase subunit beta: MNIHEYQGKEILKQYGVKVPEGRVAFTVEEAVEAAKELGTQVNVVKAQIHAGGRGKAGGVKVAKNLDEVRTYASEILGKVLVTHQTGPEGKEVKRLLIEQGCDIKKEYYVGVVVDRATGSVVMMASEEGGMDIEEVAANNPEKIFKEVVDPVTGLNGFQARRLAYAINIPKELINKAAKFMMSLYQAFVDKDASIAEINPLVVTGDGEVMALDAKLNFDSNALYRHPDIVALRDLDEEDEKEIEASKFDLSYIALDGNIGCMVNGAGLAMATMDIVKFYGGDPANFLDVGGGATEEKVTEAFKIILRDEKVKGIFVNIFGGIMKCDVIANGVVNAAKQIKLDKPLVVRLEGTNVDLGKKILNESGLNIVAAESMADGAEKIVSLVK, translated from the coding sequence ATGAACATTCATGAGTATCAAGGTAAAGAGATACTTAAGCAGTACGGTGTAAAAGTTCCTGAAGGACGCGTAGCTTTCACAGTGGAAGAAGCTGTTGAAGCAGCAAAAGAACTGGGCACCCAAGTAAACGTAGTAAAAGCGCAAATTCACGCTGGTGGCCGTGGTAAGGCTGGCGGTGTAAAGGTTGCAAAAAATCTTGATGAAGTTCGTACATATGCCAGCGAGATTCTTGGCAAAGTACTCGTTACTCATCAAACAGGACCAGAAGGTAAAGAAGTTAAGCGCCTTCTGATCGAGCAAGGCTGCGACATCAAGAAAGAATACTACGTTGGTGTAGTTGTTGACCGTGCTACTGGAAGTGTTGTAATGATGGCTTCCGAAGAAGGCGGCATGGACATCGAGGAAGTAGCAGCAAACAATCCAGAAAAAATCTTCAAAGAAGTAGTTGATCCAGTAACAGGTCTGAATGGCTTCCAAGCTCGTCGCCTGGCTTACGCAATCAACATTCCAAAAGAATTGATTAACAAAGCTGCCAAGTTCATGATGAGCTTGTACCAAGCTTTCGTTGATAAAGATGCTTCTATCGCTGAAATCAACCCACTGGTTGTAACTGGCGACGGTGAAGTAATGGCACTGGATGCAAAACTGAACTTCGACAGCAACGCTCTCTATCGTCACCCTGACATCGTAGCTCTGCGCGATTTGGATGAAGAAGATGAGAAAGAAATCGAAGCTTCCAAGTTCGATCTGTCCTACATCGCACTTGATGGTAACATCGGTTGCATGGTAAACGGTGCAGGTCTGGCGATGGCAACAATGGACATCGTGAAATTCTACGGTGGAGACCCAGCTAACTTCCTTGACGTTGGTGGCGGAGCTACTGAAGAGAAAGTAACGGAAGCGTTTAAAATTATTCTCCGTGACGAAAAAGTAAAAGGTATTTTCGTCAACATCTTTGGCGGCATCATGAAATGCGACGTTATCGCAAACGGCGTAGTGAATGCAGCAAAACAAATCAAATTGGACAAACCTCTCGTTGTACGTCTCGAAGGTACAAACGTAGATTTGGGTAAGAAAATCCTTAATGAGTCCGGTTTGAACATTGTAGCTGCAGAATCTATGGCGGATGGCGCTGAGAAAATCGTATCCTTGGTGAAGTAA
- a CDS encoding AlbA family DNA-binding domain-containing protein, which translates to MRHICSLIAMVSQLEEQSVRFDFYQEIRRRKPERQILKHDVRLPRHYFDYLIHSGVLEVETDAPYQPGKTMPASIGMNIRSLGGNVLFDMCFAPQTYKLWQNTDASIEDLSLPADIFEEYVYRLGAISRFRYLGRIDDPVTATKLGENDMIEFKRDFLYSKTGIIKSIVAFANSNNGNLFLGITDEGTVCGIDHEIEQYGDPDKYILAITQYIQDKTSPFVTPFPKISLKKIDGKTVVAIFVEASSDLICGLDKNNEKYVVIRTNNRSVIVKDPHQIGEIYVKRKLGSEISRRLGLL; encoded by the coding sequence ATGCGCCATATTTGTTCATTGATTGCGATGGTAAGCCAACTGGAAGAACAATCTGTGCGTTTTGATTTTTACCAAGAAATCAGACGACGCAAGCCAGAACGTCAGATATTAAAGCATGATGTACGATTACCGCGTCATTATTTCGATTATTTAATTCATTCAGGAGTATTGGAAGTGGAAACAGATGCCCCATATCAGCCGGGGAAGACCATGCCTGCTTCCATTGGTATGAACATACGCTCGCTCGGTGGAAACGTATTGTTTGACATGTGCTTTGCTCCGCAAACATATAAATTGTGGCAAAACACAGATGCAAGCATAGAAGACCTTTCTCTACCTGCTGATATATTTGAAGAGTATGTCTATCGCTTAGGCGCCATCAGTCGTTTTCGCTATTTAGGCCGAATTGATGATCCTGTAACAGCAACAAAGCTTGGTGAGAACGACATGATTGAATTCAAACGCGACTTTCTTTATTCGAAGACGGGAATTATTAAGTCTATTGTGGCGTTTGCGAATTCAAACAATGGGAATTTATTTTTAGGCATTACAGATGAAGGGACAGTGTGCGGGATTGATCATGAGATCGAGCAGTACGGAGACCCGGACAAATACATTCTAGCTATTACCCAGTACATCCAAGATAAGACGTCACCGTTTGTGACCCCATTTCCAAAAATTTCATTGAAAAAAATAGATGGGAAAACAGTGGTAGCTATCTTTGTAGAAGCCTCATCTGATTTGATCTGTGGTTTGGACAAAAACAATGAAAAGTATGTGGTAATTCGTACGAATAATCGCTCCGTTATCGTGAAAGATCCGCACCAAATTGGTGAAATTTACGTGAAACGAAAGCTAGGCAGTGAGATCAGCCGTCGATTGGGACTTCTGTAG
- a CDS encoding SCP2 sterol-binding domain-containing protein translates to MQVQKTLQDLSYRINAQPQGIAGLHAVYHFVLSGEEGGTYEVVFADNQADYTMGVTREAGCTLELSDKDFIKLVEGRLNPTVALVMGKLKISGEMGLSFKLQTILHHYQLQK, encoded by the coding sequence ATGCAGGTACAAAAAACTCTTCAGGATTTATCATATAGAATAAACGCCCAGCCACAAGGGATCGCTGGATTGCATGCGGTTTACCATTTTGTCCTAAGTGGTGAAGAGGGGGGCACCTACGAGGTGGTATTTGCCGATAATCAAGCGGACTATACGATGGGGGTGACAAGGGAAGCGGGCTGCACGCTGGAGTTATCTGATAAAGATTTTATTAAGCTCGTAGAGGGACGCTTGAATCCCACAGTTGCTTTGGTAATGGGCAAGCTAAAAATTAGTGGAGAAATGGGACTTTCGTTTAAATTACAAACAATATTGCATCACTATCAATTGCAGAAATAA
- a CDS encoding YbjQ family protein, whose product MIVTTTSMIQGKEVVEYLDIVSGEVIMGANVVRDFLAGITDIIGGRSGSYESKLAEGRELALREMKEKARALGANAVIGVDLDFETLREGMMMVIATGTAVRVK is encoded by the coding sequence ATGATCGTAACTACTACCAGCATGATCCAAGGAAAAGAAGTGGTAGAGTATTTGGATATCGTCAGCGGAGAGGTAATCATGGGTGCAAACGTAGTCCGTGACTTTCTCGCAGGAATTACGGACATCATCGGAGGCAGAAGTGGCTCGTATGAGAGTAAGCTCGCAGAAGGTCGTGAACTGGCCTTGCGTGAAATGAAAGAAAAAGCACGAGCATTGGGTGCAAACGCAGTGATTGGGGTTGATCTCGACTTCGAAACATTGCGGGAAGGTATGATGATGGTTATTGCCACAGGCACAGCAGTCCGTGTAAAGTAA
- a CDS encoding CBS domain-containing protein has protein sequence MNISDIMTTTICTITSDKSVSYAAERMNESQVDSLVVMDHGEVLGMVTTRDVLSAHPNRIVADAMSSQPFYLSANHNVWEAYHALHQEQGGLALVMQEDQLIGFITKEIVEMKIAEYRDPLSGLYRAPYIEFIGENFLKERKPFHLLFIDLNDFGRINKLHGHPFGDDVIRTYSSVLSSLAEEQGDYLCRYAGDEFVLISTISDEQIQEYISLITRPTNVLDVFVSAAVGHVNGYQTPDFFARSWRELIAEASLGSSAAKLSKTLTSTMG, from the coding sequence ATGAACATCTCCGACATCATGACGACGACGATTTGTACCATCACCTCTGACAAAAGTGTCTCTTATGCGGCGGAGCGAATGAACGAATCTCAAGTTGATTCGTTAGTTGTCATGGATCACGGAGAGGTGCTGGGAATGGTTACGACAAGAGACGTGTTGTCCGCTCATCCTAACCGAATCGTTGCCGATGCCATGAGCAGTCAACCGTTCTACCTGTCTGCCAATCACAATGTTTGGGAGGCCTATCACGCGCTTCATCAAGAACAAGGTGGTCTGGCTTTGGTCATGCAAGAGGATCAACTGATCGGATTCATCACAAAAGAAATCGTAGAGATGAAAATAGCAGAGTATCGAGACCCATTATCGGGTTTGTATCGCGCTCCCTACATCGAGTTTATTGGGGAAAATTTTTTAAAGGAGCGTAAACCTTTCCATTTGCTTTTCATCGATTTGAACGACTTTGGCCGAATTAATAAGCTGCATGGTCATCCATTCGGGGATGATGTCATCCGCACCTATTCATCGGTTCTCTCTTCTTTGGCTGAAGAACAGGGGGATTACTTATGTCGTTATGCAGGGGACGAGTTTGTTTTGATCTCTACGATTTCGGATGAACAGATTCAGGAATACATTTCGCTTATTACACGTCCAACAAACGTTCTCGATGTCTTTGTATCTGCAGCTGTTGGCCATGTGAATGGGTACCAAACACCAGACTTCTTCGCTAGGTCCTGGCGGGAATTAATCGCTGAAGCAAGTTTAGGCTCCTCAGCTGCCAAATTATCCAAAACACTTACTTCCACAATGGGATAG
- a CDS encoding EAL domain-containing protein, with product MESIAELFKKKEYYHAFQPICQLPEKSRIGYEVLLRNKAGIHPEALFTSAKENKMLPELDAHSLHYALLTFFHSSIEHKNELLFVNIFPSTIIEDTFPGFIQKIARSFRPFLTQIVLEINESIMEGECWSEPIFTRRIAELKKLGFLIALDDVGDGANIFGKIEDISPDYIKIDRFFSQELSSSLEKQKTVKLFVDFCKDAPQLILEGVEEEEDFACASLLGVAIGQGYLFGRPGSLPNE from the coding sequence ATGGAGAGCATTGCAGAATTATTTAAGAAAAAAGAGTACTACCACGCATTTCAGCCAATATGTCAACTTCCTGAGAAAAGTAGGATAGGGTATGAAGTATTACTTCGCAATAAAGCGGGGATCCATCCAGAGGCATTGTTTACTTCGGCGAAGGAAAACAAAATGCTGCCAGAACTCGACGCCCATTCCCTGCATTATGCGCTCTTGACTTTTTTTCATTCGTCGATTGAACACAAAAACGAGCTTTTATTCGTGAATATTTTTCCTTCTACCATAATAGAAGACACATTTCCTGGCTTCATTCAAAAGATTGCCCGTTCCTTCCGTCCCTTTTTAACCCAAATCGTTTTGGAGATCAACGAATCGATTATGGAAGGAGAATGCTGGAGCGAACCCATTTTTACACGACGTATAGCTGAACTGAAAAAGTTGGGGTTCCTAATTGCGTTGGATGATGTAGGAGATGGCGCAAACATATTCGGTAAAATTGAAGATATCTCGCCTGATTACATTAAGATTGACCGCTTTTTTTCGCAAGAACTCTCGAGTTCATTAGAAAAGCAAAAGACTGTAAAATTGTTTGTCGATTTTTGCAAAGATGCACCTCAACTCATTCTCGAAGGAGTTGAAGAAGAAGAGGATTTTGCTTGTGCTTCTTTATTGGGCGTTGCAATCGGCCAGGGATACTTGTTTGGTAGACCAGGTAGTTTGCCGAACGAATAA
- a CDS encoding protease inhibitor I42 family protein, translating to MVKTSTYTLQVQEGHLFTITLVANPSTGYQWDLSNPVDARFLSLHANHFVPPSSPARIGQEGHQVMSFQALRRGMTSISVKYCRPWDNGECGEFVFYVVTIV from the coding sequence GTGGTCAAGACCTCAACGTATACACTGCAAGTGCAGGAAGGCCACTTGTTCACGATTACGCTAGTGGCAAATCCCTCTACAGGCTACCAGTGGGACTTGTCTAATCCAGTGGATGCTCGCTTTTTATCGTTGCATGCCAATCATTTTGTTCCTCCATCATCGCCAGCTCGTATTGGGCAAGAGGGGCATCAAGTGATGTCCTTTCAGGCTTTGCGGCGAGGAATGACGTCGATTTCAGTGAAGTATTGTCGGCCTTGGGATAATGGGGAATGTGGGGAGTTTGTGTTTTATGTTGTTACGATTGTGTAG
- a CDS encoding ATP-binding protein, with translation MLDRIDLHIEVPRVPVQLLHNRKAEESSKDIQHRVEQARAVQCERYQYRPGCPFNSVMNGEELRQFAQLDKEGQEMLQLAFETLGLSARAYDRIVKVARTIADLDGASRVDAAHVAEAIRYRALDRGLLF, from the coding sequence TTGTTAGACCGTATCGATCTGCACATCGAGGTGCCGAGAGTACCAGTTCAACTTCTTCACAACAGAAAAGCAGAGGAGTCCTCAAAAGACATTCAGCATCGAGTAGAACAAGCGAGAGCTGTTCAATGCGAAAGATACCAATATCGTCCCGGATGTCCTTTTAACAGTGTGATGAATGGAGAAGAACTACGCCAATTTGCGCAACTAGATAAAGAAGGGCAGGAGATGCTGCAGCTTGCCTTCGAGACATTAGGTTTAAGTGCAAGAGCATACGATAGAATTGTGAAAGTGGCGAGGACAATTGCAGATCTAGATGGGGCTTCCCGTGTAGATGCTGCACATGTAGCAGAAGCAATTCGTTACAGAGCCTTGGACCGAGGGCTACTTTTTTAA
- a CDS encoding helix-turn-helix domain-containing protein, translated as MYLVDLAAATGLCTRTIGLAEANKLKVSPPSLRRLSKVLGVSVAFLGCFEKLPESSLGERIIKARLYYGYTKREFAALLGISERTLYEWEHDRKIPPPTPLNDLSKYLAILMKE; from the coding sequence ATGTACTTGGTCGATCTTGCCGCTGCCACAGGTTTGTGTACAAGAACAATTGGATTAGCAGAAGCTAATAAATTGAAAGTTTCTCCTCCTAGCCTAAGACGACTTTCCAAAGTGCTTGGCGTCTCAGTTGCTTTTCTAGGTTGTTTTGAGAAACTGCCGGAATCAAGTTTAGGGGAACGTATTATTAAAGCTCGATTGTACTATGGGTACACAAAGAGAGAATTTGCTGCGCTTTTAGGAATAAGTGAACGCACTCTATACGAATGGGAACATGATCGCAAGATTCCACCCCCGACGCCCTTAAATGACCTATCGAAGTATTTGGCTATATTAATGAAGGAATAG
- a CDS encoding thermonuclease family protein, whose protein sequence is MKLIKILGWIFVPYIMVFVDWKRLGKIGKRVGATWAILALIIGIAGRDTNNKPNPSNTTESANVISAAVNSPKTEAVSSSRTVTTDQQGVSAATDVNTTQNTQRIQAKVLEVVDGDTIKVKINDKEETVRFLLVDTPETKHPKYGVQPFGKEASDFTKQLLTEKTVELEQDVNNGPDKYGRLLYYIYVDGKSVQEQLLEKGLARVAYVYVPNVKYVEQYRKIQEQAQKAGVGIWSIENYAQEDGYHSDVVKKNEPDPSKNTVATQTSPKPQPNPQPQPTPQQPVQEVYYANCSEAKAAGAAPLYRGEPGYREKLDRDKDGVACEK, encoded by the coding sequence TTGAAACTTATAAAGATATTAGGATGGATTTTTGTACCTTACATAATGGTATTTGTTGATTGGAAACGGCTGGGGAAAATTGGTAAGCGTGTAGGGGCAACATGGGCCATATTAGCATTAATCATTGGGATAGCTGGCAGAGATACCAATAATAAACCAAATCCAAGTAATACAACTGAATCGGCCAATGTAATATCTGCAGCAGTAAATTCACCGAAAACAGAGGCCGTTAGTTCCTCTCGAACTGTAACCACAGATCAGCAGGGAGTTTCGGCGGCTACCGATGTAAATACTACTCAGAATACACAACGGATTCAAGCAAAGGTCTTGGAAGTGGTGGATGGAGATACTATCAAAGTAAAAATAAACGACAAAGAAGAGACTGTACGTTTTCTTCTAGTCGATACTCCTGAAACGAAGCACCCTAAATACGGGGTACAACCATTCGGTAAAGAAGCGAGTGACTTCACGAAGCAACTCCTTACTGAAAAGACTGTGGAGCTTGAACAGGATGTAAATAATGGTCCTGACAAATATGGACGACTTCTCTATTACATTTATGTAGATGGTAAATCGGTTCAAGAGCAATTACTGGAAAAGGGGTTGGCACGCGTCGCGTATGTGTACGTACCTAACGTGAAATATGTTGAACAGTACCGTAAAATTCAAGAACAAGCACAAAAAGCCGGAGTTGGAATTTGGTCAATTGAGAACTACGCCCAAGAGGATGGGTACCATTCGGATGTTGTAAAAAAGAACGAACCGGATCCCAGTAAAAACACCGTGGCTACCCAAACTTCACCGAAGCCGCAGCCTAATCCCCAACCCCAGCCAACTCCTCAGCAACCAGTACAGGAAGTGTATTATGCTAACTGTAGTGAGGCAAAAGCAGCAGGTGCAGCTCCTCTTTATAGAGGGGAGCCTGGGTACAGAGAGAAGTTAGATCGTGACAAAGACGGAGTTGCTTGTGAAAAGTAA
- a CDS encoding restriction endonuclease → MARRRKKGDDPISQLVGLLSLFAFGGAYYYTNSFIIGGIAFAAVMGAALWISIAQSAKREERLRKSGIREIDKMDGLQFEQYLGLLFRSQGYKVEVTRASGDFGADLILQKNGTKTVVQAKRYSKNVGIEAIQQVVGAMKHYGALGSWVVTNRDFTDAAYKLAASNGVKLINREALIEMILLMNPTAKPDPKKVIAQFQSKTHICDKCRSQMVLRKGAKGEFYGCKGYPKCRNIKAAR, encoded by the coding sequence TTGGCACGAAGAAGGAAAAAGGGAGATGACCCGATAAGCCAGTTGGTCGGACTGCTTTCTTTATTTGCATTTGGCGGGGCGTATTACTATACAAATTCATTTATCATCGGTGGAATTGCTTTTGCTGCTGTAATGGGTGCTGCTCTTTGGATTTCTATTGCTCAGAGCGCAAAAAGAGAAGAGCGATTAAGGAAATCAGGAATACGCGAAATAGACAAAATGGATGGCCTACAATTCGAACAATACCTTGGACTGCTTTTTCGTTCGCAAGGGTATAAAGTAGAAGTAACACGTGCTTCAGGAGACTTCGGAGCTGATTTGATATTGCAAAAGAATGGCACTAAAACAGTTGTCCAAGCTAAGCGCTACTCTAAAAACGTTGGGATCGAAGCAATTCAGCAAGTCGTTGGGGCAATGAAACATTATGGTGCATTGGGTTCGTGGGTAGTAACTAATAGAGACTTCACAGATGCTGCTTATAAGCTGGCTGCCTCTAACGGGGTAAAATTGATCAATCGCGAAGCACTCATTGAAATGATTCTCCTGATGAACCCTACAGCAAAACCAGACCCTAAAAAGGTGATCGCACAATTCCAATCGAAAACACATATCTGCGACAAGTGTCGTAGCCAGATGGTCTTGAGAAAAGGGGCAAAAGGTGAATTCTATGGCTGTAAAGGATATCCGAAATGCAGAAATATTAAAGCAGCTCGGTAA
- a CDS encoding YolD-like family protein encodes MTLLYEHHYEEVMTHLTPVDSEALAEMNVIIYDSVRKDYAVNVSWHEDCIRREWGVVKDIDRIENKIKLVRVDGVWWVPIEKMLQVERVY; translated from the coding sequence ATGACCCTACTGTATGAACATCACTATGAGGAAGTTATGACTCATTTAACACCGGTTGATTCAGAAGCCTTGGCTGAAATGAATGTCATTATTTACGACTCCGTACGTAAAGACTATGCGGTCAACGTCAGTTGGCACGAGGACTGTATCCGTAGGGAATGGGGCGTGGTTAAAGACATCGACCGAATTGAGAACAAAATCAAGCTCGTTCGCGTTGATGGTGTATGGTGGGTGCCCATTGAAAAAATGCTGCAGGTTGAGCGGGTGTATTAG
- a CDS encoding DUF2797 domain-containing protein, translated as MSTVPCAGCGRQFEYLVDLGFCEECFKEQLNKEE; from the coding sequence GTGAGTACAGTCCCATGCGCAGGATGCGGTCGCCAGTTTGAATACTTGGTTGACTTGGGCTTTTGTGAAGAATGTTTCAAAGAACAACTCAACAAAGAGGAATAA
- a CDS encoding N-acetylmuramoyl-L-alanine amidase, producing MNMTIPGARVIDVRASLPRHKTLRYGLRKLTDIRSAAMHHSATKSGSPEAFARYHVNTNGWPGIAYHFVIQKDGVIYWCNDPEAISYHVGNSNRHALGICLVGDFRTQKPTPEQLDAANRLIQHLQVQIPTMKQVLGHQEYPGYAWKNCPAFPMGTFRTNYSQFLQKAVGKVDKPKQIPVAINLNGTLLAATGFLQEGVSMLPVRAVANAAGGKVEWIEQTKDVRVNGMDLNERVIDGSAYAPARELAAAFCLQVEWDGSNNTVGLRGGV from the coding sequence ATGAATATGACAATACCAGGCGCGCGTGTGATTGACGTTCGCGCCTCTTTGCCACGCCACAAAACATTAAGGTATGGACTACGTAAGCTGACTGACATCCGATCGGCAGCTATGCATCATTCAGCTACAAAAAGCGGATCGCCAGAGGCGTTCGCACGCTATCACGTCAACACAAACGGCTGGCCGGGCATTGCCTATCATTTTGTGATTCAAAAGGATGGGGTGATTTATTGGTGCAACGATCCAGAGGCAATTTCCTACCATGTTGGCAACAGTAACCGTCATGCGCTAGGCATTTGCCTTGTCGGAGACTTCCGGACACAGAAACCGACGCCTGAGCAACTTGATGCCGCCAATCGCCTAATCCAGCACTTGCAGGTACAGATTCCAACAATGAAGCAGGTGCTTGGTCACCAGGAGTACCCCGGCTACGCTTGGAAAAACTGTCCTGCATTTCCGATGGGAACGTTCCGCACAAATTACTCACAATTTTTGCAAAAAGCTGTGGGGAAAGTGGATAAGCCTAAGCAGATTCCGGTTGCTATCAATCTGAATGGTACTTTACTCGCAGCAACGGGCTTTTTGCAGGAAGGCGTTTCTATGCTACCAGTCCGTGCGGTTGCCAATGCCGCTGGTGGAAAAGTGGAGTGGATTGAACAGACGAAGGACGTTCGCGTGAACGGGATGGATCTGAATGAAAGGGTGATTGATGGATCAGCTTATGCTCCTGCTCGTGAGTTGGCTGCCGCCTTTTGTCTACAGGTTGAGTGGGATGGAAGTAATAATACGGTGGGACTGAGAGGAGGAGTGTAG
- a CDS encoding phage holin family protein codes for MKFLQSLENVVTPANGIAATVGVFLTPIFQYLYGTGRFDILIVLFLMISLDWITGISAAKKDHTYSSDYGLSRIPRSLFLFALPAVANLLDRVMGTPGFLFYGVTFGLLYHTWNSLTANAHRAGWPVPKSVVNLVGSEIKAKTERAARKEQI; via the coding sequence ATGAAGTTTTTACAGAGTTTAGAGAATGTAGTGACGCCAGCAAACGGGATAGCAGCAACCGTGGGAGTGTTTCTTACCCCGATATTTCAGTACCTCTATGGAACGGGTCGGTTCGATATTTTAATCGTGCTTTTTCTTATGATTTCACTCGATTGGATAACCGGTATTTCCGCGGCGAAAAAGGACCATACCTACTCGTCTGATTATGGCCTATCCCGAATCCCACGGTCGCTATTTCTTTTTGCACTGCCTGCCGTAGCAAATTTGCTGGATCGGGTGATGGGCACGCCCGGATTTCTGTTTTATGGAGTCACATTCGGTCTACTCTATCACACATGGAATAGCCTCACAGCGAATGCACACCGAGCAGGTTGGCCTGTACCGAAGTCGGTCGTAAATTTGGTCGGTTCGGAGATCAAAGCCAAGACAGAGCGTGCTGCACGAAAGGAGCAAATATAA